A window of the Pangasianodon hypophthalmus isolate fPanHyp1 chromosome 12, fPanHyp1.pri, whole genome shotgun sequence genome harbors these coding sequences:
- the LOC113527634 gene encoding zinc finger protein 503 produces the protein MITAHSGHFLYPDSLQPLASSASLSHIELDATKSPLALLAQTCSQIGKSDPFSSTNSSNDSKDSGRLKISNISFCSKSAEKKDSEPSTDGQCVLRTQSATCRPFAVCSPKIQDEDEKKDRDDSKSSREPSETIRSGNPEINSKARHESERNPSSSETSVVFPTSSSLGLGIPPFSALPLPPFPRSSVSFPQPVLPALNNKPGTSIISTGPCGDPYCLGYHCAASLKSTFPLLYPHSLPSSSTSAFTIFPHGLMHPHELQSCVFNSVSANSSETNFSSSVASHPTLRSPHHTLGLGTRYHPYFKNPFPTPSNSYYSIHGLYGQRLHLAP, from the exons ATGATCACAGCACATAGCGGACATTTTCTATACCCGGATTCTCTCCAGCCACTGGCTTCATCTGCGTCTCTCAGCCATATCGAG cTGGATGCCACAAAGAGTCCTCTGGCTCTATTGGCACAAACGTGTTCGCAAATCGGAAAATCAGACCCATTTTCTTCCACCAACTCATCGAACGACTCTAAAGACTCTGGACGTCTGAAGATCAGCAACATCAGCTTTTGTTCCAAATCAGCAGAGAAGAAAGATTCAGAACCTTCGACTgatggtcagtgtgttttgagGACACAGAGCGCCACCTGCAGGCCATTTGCTGTCTGTTCTCCTAAAATTCAGGATGAAGATGAGAAGAAGGACAGAGACGACAGTAAAAGTTCACGTGAACCCTCTGAGACGATCAGAAGTGGAAATCCAGAGATTAACAGCAAAGCAAGACATGAATCTGAAAGAAATCCCTCATCGTCTGAGACATCAGTGGTGTTTCCCACTTCTTCCAGTCTCGGATTGGGTATTCCGCCATTTTCCGCACTTCCTCTTCCGCCGTTTCCAAGAAGCAGTGTGAGTTTCCCTCAACCAGTTTTGCCTGCATTGAACAATAAACCAGGGACGTCCATCATTTCCACTGGTCCGTGTGGAGACCCGTACTGCCTCGGCTATCACTGCGCTGCGTCGCTAAAATCCACCTTCCCTCTTCTGTATCCTCACTCGCTTCCTTCCTCCTCCACGTCTGCATTTACGATATTTCCACACGGGTTGATGCATCCTCACGAGCTCCAGTCATGTGTTTTTAACAGTGTTTCAGCTAATTCTTCTGAGACCAACTTTTCCTCCTCAGTGGCTTCTCACCCGACTCTCAGGAGCCCACATCACACACTCGGACTTGGCACTCGGTATCACCCGTACTTCAAAAACCCTTTTCCAACACCTTCAAATTCTTATTACTCTATACATGGACTTTATGGACAAAGGCTTCATCTAGCACCATAA